In a single window of the Streptomyces sp. NBC_00285 genome:
- the argH gene encoding argininosuccinate lyase encodes MSSNSGDVRLWGGRFADGPAEALAKLSASVHFDWRLAPYDIAGSRAHARVLHKAGLLSEDELQRMHAGLDELEADVADGSFVGTIADEDCHTALERGLLERVGPDLGGKLRAGRSRNDQIATLFRMYLRDHARIIGGLIAELQDALIGLAEAHPDVAMPGRTHLQHAQPVLFAHHVLAHAQSLSRDAERLRQWDERTAVSPYGSGALAGSSLGLDPEAVAKDLGFENGSVGNSIDGTASRDFVAEFAFITAMIGVNLSRIAEEIIIWNTKEFSFVTLHDAFSTGSSIMPQKKNPDIAELARGKSGRLIGNLTGLMATLKALPLAYNRDLQEDKEPVFDSCDQLEVLLPAFTGMMATLTVHADRMEELAPAGFSLATDIAEWLVRQGVPFRVAHEVAGECVKAAEAEGKELADLTDDQFAKISSHLTPEVRTVLNVPGALASRNARGGTAPSAVAIQLAEVKANVAGQHIWAKAKGQAKDL; translated from the coding sequence GTGAGCAGCAACAGCGGTGACGTCCGGCTCTGGGGCGGCCGTTTCGCCGACGGCCCCGCCGAGGCCCTGGCCAAGCTGTCCGCGTCCGTCCACTTCGACTGGCGGCTCGCGCCGTACGACATCGCCGGTTCGCGTGCCCACGCGCGTGTGCTGCACAAGGCGGGACTCCTGAGCGAGGACGAGCTCCAGCGCATGCACGCGGGGCTCGACGAGCTCGAGGCGGACGTGGCCGACGGCTCCTTCGTGGGCACGATCGCCGACGAGGACTGCCATACGGCCCTGGAGCGGGGCCTGTTGGAGCGTGTCGGCCCCGACCTCGGCGGCAAGCTCCGCGCCGGCCGCTCACGCAACGACCAGATCGCGACCCTCTTCCGGATGTACCTCCGGGACCACGCCCGGATCATCGGCGGCCTGATCGCCGAACTCCAGGACGCCCTGATCGGGCTGGCCGAGGCCCACCCGGATGTGGCGATGCCCGGCCGCACCCACCTCCAGCACGCCCAGCCGGTCCTGTTCGCCCACCACGTCCTGGCCCACGCCCAGTCCCTGTCCCGGGACGCGGAGCGACTGCGCCAGTGGGACGAGCGGACCGCGGTCTCGCCGTACGGCTCGGGCGCCCTGGCCGGCAGCAGCCTCGGCCTGGACCCCGAGGCGGTGGCGAAGGACCTGGGCTTCGAAAACGGCAGCGTCGGCAACTCCATCGACGGCACCGCCTCCCGTGACTTCGTCGCCGAGTTCGCCTTCATCACCGCGATGATCGGGGTGAACCTCTCCCGGATCGCCGAGGAGATCATCATCTGGAACACGAAGGAGTTCTCCTTCGTGACCCTGCACGACGCGTTCTCGACCGGCTCGTCGATCATGCCGCAGAAGAAGAACCCGGACATCGCGGAGCTGGCGCGCGGCAAGAGCGGCCGGCTGATCGGCAACCTGACGGGCCTCATGGCCACGCTCAAGGCGCTCCCGCTGGCGTACAACCGCGATCTCCAGGAGGACAAGGAGCCGGTCTTCGACTCCTGCGACCAGCTGGAGGTCCTGCTCCCCGCCTTCACCGGCATGATGGCCACCCTCACGGTCCACGCCGACCGCATGGAGGAACTGGCCCCGGCCGGTTTCTCCCTCGCCACCGACATCGCCGAGTGGCTGGTCAGGCAGGGCGTGCCCTTCCGTGTGGCCCACGAGGTCGCCGGCGAGTGCGTCAAGGCGGCGGAGGCCGAGGGCAAGGAACTCGCCGACCTGACGGACGACCAGTTCGCCAAGATCTCCTCCCACCTGACCCCGGAGGTCCGTACGGTCCTCAACGTCCCGGGCGCCCTGGCCTCCCGCAACGCCAGGGGTGGCACGGCGCCCAGCGCGGTGGCGATCCAGCTGGCAGAGGTGAAGGCGAACGTGGCGGGACAGCACATCTGGGCCAAGGCCAAGGGCCAGGCCAAGGACCTGTAG
- a CDS encoding pyridoxamine 5'-phosphate oxidase family protein has product MGKTYERIDGRLRTFIEAQPLFFTASAPLSGDGTVNLSPKGLRGSFAILDELTLAYLDFAGSNAETVAHLRENGRITLMWCAFQGPPNIVRVHGRGEPVFRDDPRFRELLSHFPDIDPTDHGLRAIIVVTAELIRDSCGYAVPYMAYESDRELHGRRFAREDDVSLSEYFAKKDHIATSLDGLPGLPLPLPPSTV; this is encoded by the coding sequence ATGGGAAAGACTTATGAGCGCATAGACGGCCGGCTCCGCACGTTCATCGAGGCACAGCCTCTCTTCTTCACCGCGTCCGCTCCCCTGTCGGGCGACGGCACGGTCAACCTCTCCCCCAAGGGTCTGCGCGGCTCCTTCGCCATCCTCGACGAACTCACCCTCGCCTACCTCGACTTCGCCGGCTCCAACGCCGAGACGGTCGCTCATCTGCGGGAGAACGGCCGGATCACACTCATGTGGTGCGCGTTCCAGGGGCCGCCGAACATCGTCCGGGTGCACGGGCGCGGCGAGCCGGTCTTCCGGGACGACCCGCGCTTTCGGGAACTGCTCTCCCACTTCCCGGACATCGACCCGACGGACCACGGACTGCGGGCGATCATCGTCGTGACGGCCGAGCTGATCCGCGACTCCTGCGGTTACGCGGTGCCGTACATGGCCTACGAGAGCGACCGGGAGCTGCACGGCAGACGGTTCGCGCGCGAGGACGACGTGTCGCTCAGCGAGTACTTCGCGAAGAAGGACCACATCGCGACGAGCCTGGACGGACTGCCAGGGCTGCCGCTGCCACTGCCGCCCTCCACGGTCTGA
- a CDS encoding aldo/keto reductase → MPFARLATATTPTCHLGLGLAAIARPGYINLGRDEDLGANRSVEALRARTHELLDAAYFQGVRYFDVARSYGRSEEFLADWLTRNPGVDDVVIGSKWGYTYTADWTTDAERHEVKDHGVGTYDRQRAETAELLGDRLDLYQIHSVTPDSPALTDKELHARLAEAAAQGTTIGFSTSGPAQADAIRTALAVTVDGEPLFRTVQSTYNALETSAAPALAEAHDAGLTVIVKEGMANGRLAGPHAPGALKAVAQETSLGCDAVALALVLRQPWAGVVLSGAATAGQLASNLHAAVVDLDDDQLARLAGLAEEPQAYWGRRGQLPWH, encoded by the coding sequence ATGCCCTTCGCCCGACTGGCTACAGCAACGACCCCCACCTGCCACCTCGGACTGGGCCTCGCGGCGATCGCCCGCCCCGGCTACATCAACCTCGGCCGGGACGAGGACCTCGGAGCGAACCGCAGTGTGGAAGCGCTCCGCGCCCGCACCCACGAACTCCTCGACGCCGCCTACTTCCAGGGCGTCCGCTACTTCGACGTGGCCCGCTCCTACGGCCGCTCCGAGGAGTTCCTCGCGGACTGGCTCACCAGGAACCCCGGCGTCGACGACGTGGTCATCGGCAGCAAGTGGGGCTACACGTACACCGCCGACTGGACGACCGACGCCGAGCGCCACGAGGTCAAGGACCACGGCGTCGGGACGTACGACCGTCAGCGCGCCGAGACCGCCGAACTGCTCGGCGACCGTCTCGACCTCTACCAGATCCACTCGGTGACCCCGGACAGCCCGGCCCTCACCGACAAGGAACTCCACGCGAGGCTCGCGGAAGCGGCCGCCCAGGGCACCACCATCGGCTTCTCGACCAGCGGCCCCGCCCAGGCCGACGCGATCCGCACCGCGCTCGCCGTGACGGTCGACGGTGAACCCCTCTTCCGTACCGTCCAGTCGACGTACAACGCCCTGGAGACCTCGGCCGCCCCCGCCCTCGCCGAGGCCCATGACGCCGGGCTCACGGTGATCGTCAAGGAGGGCATGGCCAACGGCAGGCTCGCCGGGCCGCACGCGCCGGGTGCCCTGAAGGCCGTGGCGCAGGAGACATCCCTGGGGTGTGACGCCGTGGCCCTCGCGCTGGTCCTCCGGCAGCCGTGGGCCGGAGTCGTCCTCTCCGGAGCCGCCACCGCGGGCCAGCTCGCCTCCAACCTGCACGCGGCCGTCGTGGACCTGGACGACGATCAGCTGGCCAGGCTCGCCGGACTGGCGGAGGAGCCGCAGGCGTACTGGGGGCGGCGCGGTCAGCTGCCCTGGCACTGA
- a CDS encoding sensor histidine kinase yields the protein MRTLRPYTLRARLTLGLVVLLAVSCAAVGLAAVLELNGFLTSRLDEQLTDAGNKFAVSLEHKGEQAKDDLPQSRTDSTGGTPIGDEHGDTRRQATGTFGARLVDGTVTNAAVVRPSGTLNVDLTAADRDRLAAVPADGRGHNVGLSALDDYRVLASRGLDGDVLITGMPLEPVEAAVHRLELVAGIVFGAALTAAGVAGALWVRWSLRPLSRVAATATRVSELSLASGEVALPARAPESDPRSEVGQVAGAFNRMLGRVEDALTKRHASEERLRSFAADASHELRTPVASVRGHAELALLHPGPVPAEVTRSLERIAAESTRMGAMVDDLLLLARLDAGRPLESRPVDLTRLVLDAVTDARVAGPGHRWSLDLPEDPVTVTGDEHRLQQVVSNLLANARLHTPGGTKVTVTLESDGGATTLTVQDDGPGIPGDIQPGVFERFTRADRRTKAETGGAGLGLSIVAAVVEAHGGDVAMESRPGSTTFTVRIGSR from the coding sequence ATGAGGACCCTGCGGCCGTACACGCTGCGGGCCCGTCTCACCCTCGGCCTCGTGGTGCTGCTCGCGGTCAGCTGCGCGGCGGTCGGGCTGGCCGCCGTACTGGAACTGAACGGCTTCCTCACCAGCCGTCTCGACGAGCAGCTGACGGACGCCGGCAACAAGTTCGCGGTGAGCCTGGAACACAAGGGGGAGCAGGCGAAGGACGACCTCCCCCAGTCTCGAACGGACTCGACCGGGGGGACCCCCATCGGCGACGAACACGGCGACACCCGCAGACAGGCCACCGGCACGTTCGGCGCCCGGCTGGTGGATGGCACGGTCACCAATGCCGCGGTGGTCCGCCCCAGCGGCACGCTGAACGTCGACCTGACCGCCGCCGACCGGGACCGGCTCGCGGCTGTCCCGGCCGACGGCCGGGGACACAACGTCGGCCTCTCCGCCCTGGACGACTACCGGGTGCTCGCCTCCCGGGGACTGGACGGTGACGTCCTCATCACGGGGATGCCCCTGGAGCCCGTCGAGGCCGCCGTCCACCGCCTCGAACTGGTCGCCGGGATCGTCTTCGGTGCCGCCCTCACCGCCGCCGGTGTCGCGGGCGCCCTCTGGGTGCGCTGGTCGCTGCGCCCGCTCAGCCGGGTCGCGGCCACCGCCACCCGGGTCAGTGAGCTCTCGCTGGCCAGCGGAGAGGTGGCCCTGCCGGCCCGGGCCCCCGAGTCCGACCCGCGCAGCGAGGTGGGGCAGGTCGCCGGCGCCTTCAACCGGATGCTCGGCCGTGTCGAGGACGCCCTCACCAAGCGCCACGCCAGCGAGGAACGGCTGCGCAGCTTCGCCGCCGACGCCAGCCACGAACTGCGCACCCCGGTCGCCTCCGTACGCGGCCACGCCGAACTCGCCCTGCTGCACCCCGGCCCGGTCCCGGCCGAGGTGACCCGTTCCCTGGAACGCATCGCCGCCGAGTCGACCCGCATGGGCGCGATGGTCGACGACCTCCTCCTGCTGGCCCGCCTGGACGCGGGCCGCCCGCTGGAGTCCCGGCCCGTCGACCTCACCCGGCTGGTCCTGGACGCGGTGACGGACGCGAGGGTCGCCGGCCCCGGCCACCGCTGGTCCCTGGACCTCCCCGAGGATCCCGTGACGGTGACGGGCGACGAACACCGCCTCCAGCAGGTGGTGTCCAACCTGCTGGCCAACGCCAGGCTGCACACACCGGGCGGCACCAAGGTCACGGTGACCCTGGAGAGCGACGGCGGGGCAACCACCCTGACGGTCCAGGACGACGGCCCCGGCATTCCCGGGGACATCCAGCCGGGCGTCTTCGAACGCTTCACTCGGGCCGACCGCCGCACCAAGGCGGAGACCGGCGGCGCGGGCCTCGGCCTGTCGATCGTGGCGGCGGTGGTGGAGGCACACGGGGGAGACGTGGCGATGGAGAGCAGGCCGGGATCGACGACCTTCACCGTCCGGATCGGCAGCCGGTGA
- a CDS encoding response regulator transcription factor, which produces MNTARSGRPALTRPDGTALRVLVVDDDPDLAEVLSGALRYEGWQVRTAGDGASAVAAARELLPDAVVLDVMLPDTDGFTVLRTLHTVKSDVCVLFLTARDAVEDRIKGITAGGDDYVTKPFSLEEVVARLRGLLRRAGMARQLDEGPRLTVGDLVMDEEAREVTRGGELVELSPTEFELLRFLMRNPRRVLSKTQILDRVWSYDFGGRAHVVELYISYLRKKVDAGREPMIHTVRGAGYVIKPVTR; this is translated from the coding sequence ATGAACACAGCCCGCTCCGGCCGCCCCGCCCTCACCCGCCCCGACGGCACCGCGCTGCGCGTCCTCGTCGTCGACGACGACCCCGACCTCGCCGAGGTCCTCTCCGGCGCTCTGCGCTACGAGGGCTGGCAGGTCCGCACGGCCGGCGACGGCGCCTCGGCGGTGGCCGCGGCCCGGGAGCTGCTGCCCGACGCCGTCGTCCTCGACGTGATGCTCCCCGACACCGACGGCTTCACCGTCCTGCGCACCCTGCACACCGTGAAGTCCGACGTCTGCGTGCTCTTCCTGACCGCCCGGGACGCCGTCGAGGACCGCATCAAGGGCATCACGGCGGGCGGTGACGACTACGTCACCAAGCCGTTCAGCCTGGAGGAGGTCGTCGCCCGGCTGCGCGGACTGCTGCGCCGCGCGGGCATGGCCCGGCAGCTCGACGAGGGCCCGCGGCTGACCGTCGGCGACCTGGTCATGGACGAGGAGGCCCGCGAGGTCACCCGCGGCGGCGAGCTGGTCGAACTGTCCCCGACCGAGTTCGAGCTGCTGCGCTTCCTCATGCGCAACCCCCGCCGCGTGCTCAGCAAGACGCAGATCCTCGACCGGGTGTGGTCCTACGACTTCGGGGGCCGCGCCCATGTCGTGGAGCTGTACATCTCGTATCTGCGCAAGAAGGTGGACGCGGGCCGCGAACCGATGATCCACACCGTGCGCGGGGCGGGCTACGTGATCAAACCGGTGACGCGATGA